The sequence ACAATGATATGATAATTTAACGCCCCTAAAACCTGCATGGAGTTCATCAATGAAGAAAAACTGGGAGCGTGATTCGATTCCACCCAGCAGAAGTGCTCCCAGGATCAGAATCCGCCACAGAATCTTTAGCATCTGATTATAAATGAGAAGAGTGCAAAGGATCATGGAAGTTCTAGAGCCAAGCCTGGAAGCGGTGCATATGCCCCACCCATAGTCCACGGCCGCAATTCATTTCAGAGCAGGTTGAGAGATACGCTTCCACTGTGTGCtcaggagagaaaggaaataggGTTTCATAAACATAACAGCACTtccccagtcacacacacacacacacaaaggcaaacTAGAAGATTTAGCAATGCACTATAGAtaaaaaactcatgtccatactAAACAAAGAGTACATGTAAGTCaataaaaaatggagaaacatactAAGAAAAACGGTCAGAAAGTGTAAAGTAATTCAAAGCAAATCAGGTGTACAAATGACTTAACTGACTGGTAGGGTAtctggaggcttcccaggtggcactagtggtaaagaaccagcctgtcaatgcaggagacataagagactggggttcgatccctgggttgggaagatcccctgaaggagggcatggcaacctactgtagtattcttgcctggagaactccatggatagagaagcctggcagactacagtccatggcgtcacaaagagttggacacaactgaacagacacacacaatgATTAACATATAGCCACAGCGCTGGAGGCCTTCACAAGGGCCCTGTCCTCAAACAGGAACAGTCAAAGTTCTCATTTTGGGGCAAAGGAGGGGGAGTAAATGGAACACATACTCAAAATATTTCTACCCTACGTACAgggtactattttttaaattgatgtgaaattcagaaacataaaattaactggcctacattcataatgttgtgtAACTACCAACTTTAtctaattccaaaacattttcatcactgcaaATTGTTTAGGGCAGAACTGACATGatactcatttatttaatatacattatCAAGTGTCTGTCATGTGTCAGGTACAGTTTGCCCGTAGTATTTTTCAGAGCAAGATTATTTCACATTTAAACATAAGCAAAACTGACCTAAAGGAGGTTAACTGGACCCGGAAACTTGGGGGAGGTCATTAACTATTTTAACAATTTTCTCAATGACTATGGGTTAAGTAGGTtttctagttcttcttcaattttaacTATTCtctaagaaaataatgtttttgacATTCTGAAGTATCTTTTAATCAATTTATTCCAAAGACTCTCTTGGATCCTCCAGAATCAGTCACATgatgttagaaaaataataaacatgtgtTCTCTGAGCTGATTTAGAATTTAATAAGAGATGGCATCTCAACTGATAGGGAGCATGGCTAACTTCTAAGCTTACTAAAATAGTATATagttattgtatatttttttgggcttcgctggtggcttagggggtaaagcatctgcctgcaatgcaggagactggggtttgatccctgggtcaggaagatcccctggagaaggaaatggcaacccactccagcactcttgcctggagaatcccatggatggcggaacctggtaggctacagtccacagggtcacagagtcagacaagactgagtgacttcactttcactactgtATATTTCCATATAATTAATCTTCTCCAAAGCTGTTTTATATCCTTCTTGATCTTGTAACTCTTTATGTTGTGCTTTCTGGTTTTATTGCTTCCCTTGAGAATTCTTTTTACTTGTCTTCTCTTACTATCTGGACCACATTTATTCTCCAACCTGGCCCTTCACTTCAAAGTGATTCAATTTGGTTTACTTTTTAGTATTGGTTGTATTTCCTGTTTGACATCCAAAATTATATTGCATGCCGTCTGACATGGCAGGCACTTGATAAATGTCTATTCAACAAAGGAATAAGTATTAGGACAACTGCCTTGAATGGGCTTCCCCCAggagctcagcggtaaagaagccacctgcagtcagggttcaatccctgggttggaaagatcccctggagaaggaaatggcaacccactccagtattcttgcctggaaaatcccgtggacagaggagcctggcaggctacagtccatgggggtcacaatgagttggacacaactgagcacgcacgcctTGAATGAATCTAGTATAGAGCCATGACTATATTCCACCATATTGCACTATCATTTTTATAATCCTATCTTTCCTTCGTTTAATTATTCCTCCACACtacaagtttttgttgttttcctaaGGGATTTGATCATGACCAGATCTTAAAAATCACCAATGGCTCTCTAATGCCAAACTCTTCAGAGAACTTTGCCTGCTTTTCTAGCTTCACCTCCAGTTTTAGAGTGTCCACAAGCCTGGGCTCTGGACAGAATCTCAGTCAAAACTTCTGTACCTTTCCCATCCATGCCTGTATACTTCTTGTCAAATCTCACACCCAAACCCCTCAGAGGTTACTTCCTCTCTGACTTTCTGCCCCTCACATCAAGAATTACTCCCTTATTGTTTCCAcagtattttaaacataattatttacaaaaattcagcacattaattatacttcaattgtTCACCTCCAGTCCAGACTAAAAACTCCTTAAAGAGCAATTATTCATTTTTTGTGACAATAACTGTTATAACGCTAGGTACTTAATAGTACCAAGGATCAATACTTTAGGACTTTAATAGGTGCTTGAGAAGGCCTAAGTTCAATTTCTAACCCTAGATAATTTCTGTTGCAATGAGTTAAATCTACCTCTCTACACTAAATTGGAGTCCCAATCACAGCCATTTCCCCCTAGGAAATGCATTTAGTAATAAAATCTCTCTCCAGAGAAGCATCCCATACTCTTAAGtttgcatttcatttccattGTCACAGGGCCCGACAATCAAATTTCACCTACTCAACACTGTGGCTGGAAACAAGTTTACTCACAAAATAGGGGTTGGCACAGTAGAAAAGGCCAGGCTGTGAAAGCACAAAATCTTAACACTGGTTCCTACACTCGGCACAAATTAATACCTCAGCTTTAAGACTCAagtcccaatttttaaaatgtaaatacattatCTACTTTGCTAATTTGTTTTCGCTGCACATTAATAAAACACCCAGCACAATATGGACatgaaaattttcttaattaCAACTGTATCATGCAGCAGGCATGAAATCTCCCTGGGGCTATTTCATGAGAGAGATGTAATGAGATAACATGGCTATCCCTTGCCACTTGCACAAGAATAGTATCCATAATCCAAATACTGGCCATGTGGgggctatttatatttaaaagtaaaatctgaattattttatatatttttcattatattcaaaTTAACATTTAATCTTCCAACATCTTAGGTGTGTAGTAGTATGACTGTTGTCTACCTTTTTACAATGGTATTTCAGATTCATGGGACTCTTGTGATCAGACTTCACTTTGTTTCCTTCTATGTCAATGTACATAACCACCAGACTGCACCTAACAGATAGCAATCAGTATTTTTTTGTTAATAATGGCCATAATTTTGGCATCTAAAATTATCTGTAAACAATTAATTCCCAGGCTCAACCCGTATCAAATGCtaaatcaatataatgaaaaacaaGCTTCAGAGGTTGCTCGATATTTAATGCAAGATGCAATGTAGCCACAGTCAAAGAGATGCAATTACCATTACGGGAGATGGAGCCCTACTGAATCAAACAAATCAAAGTATTGTGATACAGCTACAAGCCTTGCAGAGATGTATTTCTGTTCTAATTATAATGTAGCCAGTTTGATAAATAAGGTTGTCTCTTATGCTTTTTCTACATTAGGTTATTTACTTTATAGATGAGACACACCATCAACTGATTTAATAAGAGTTCTAAGTATTAATTTtaccatagtttttttttccaattaagaTAGGGAGACACAGCCTTTGGTATAAATAACTTATTTCCATGACAATAAAGGATATCGTTAGTGTTCATTGTCAGTTGTGCAGTCTTTTGGTAAGGGGGTAGCTAGGGTCTCTTTGCTCTCGGTAAGCGCTCTTGGCTGATGGATAAATACACTAAACTTAACACCCTGGTTGTTGGCAGCCCGGACAAAACCACTATTGGCAGTCATTGTAATGGCTTTCAGGGTGTCTCCTGTCCCAAAAATTGTTAATGAGCGGCTGTTAATTTTTGAACTAGCCACTAGTTTCAAGGCACGCTCCGAAGGCTGGTCGGGGACCACATTAATTCGCTTAATCAGCATCGCAGCTCGCTCTCTCTCCCCGGGTCCTCCTAAGGTATCTAGGATAGACTGAAAATCCTTGACAGCAGATTCGCAAGCAAACAACTCCTTGTCCTTCATAAATGCCTCCAGCTGTGGCAGAACCTGCTCTTTCCTCTCCTGCTCTGCTTGTTCCGTGAGCACTTTTTCTTTGAAGATAAAGTGGCAGCCTCCATAGCTGAGGGCAGATACGTAGGTGATTAAAGTAGTAATGTCCAGGTTGACTCTTTTGCACACATCCACCTTGATTTCTGTAGGAAACGCGACACTTGCTAGGATGTTTTCTCGGTCTACCCGGGTCACCTGCAAAAGTTCAGGGCCCTCATCACCTGATTCACTCTCACTGGGCTGGAGCTCTTCAGGGTGATCTAACAGAGAATTCACTGCTACTATGTCCCCCCTCACTGATATGCCCATTTCTTTCAGCTTCTCAGCCATGGGGCTGGAGACACTATTGTAAAATGCAAAGATGATGTGAGGGTTGCTATATTGCACGGGCTGCTGGTGACTGGCCTGGAGGAAGTCTTCAGCCTGCTCAATAATGCTTTTGTCACCATACTGGCCCCTGCCCAGCCAAATGTTATGCAGAGCTTCAGCCTTGCGGCCAATGGCTTTCACCCAAGTATGAccaccatttgcaacaacatccACCACAAGGGTCTGCTTTTCTCCAAAGGTGTCTGTGTAACTGAAGACATGGAGAACACTGACCACTTCCTCCAGGTTTTCTGCTGATTCCACGATGGCTCTGAGGTGTGTCAGGTTAGTGCTCTGCAAGTGGGACTCTTTAATAGCTACTTTTCCAGCTTCTACTTTCTGTAAGAATTTTAATTCTGCCTTCAACTTGCTGCA is a genomic window of Odocoileus virginianus isolate 20LAN1187 ecotype Illinois chromosome 1, Ovbor_1.2, whole genome shotgun sequence containing:
- the C1H7orf25 gene encoding UPF0415 protein C7orf25 homolog, with the protein product MSAHSMLCERITIAKELIKRAESLSRSRKGGIEGGAKLCSKLKAELKFLQKVEAGKVAIKESHLQSTNLTHLRAIVESAENLEEVVSVLHVFSYTDTFGEKQTLVVDVVANGGHTWVKAIGRKAEALHNIWLGRGQYGDKSIIEQAEDFLQASHQQPVQYSNPHIIFAFYNSVSSPMAEKLKEMGISVRGDIVAVNSLLDHPEELQPSESESGDEGPELLQVTRVDRENILASVAFPTEIKVDVCKRVNLDITTLITYVSALSYGGCHFIFKEKVLTEQAEQERKEQVLPQLEAFMKDKELFACESAVKDFQSILDTLGGPGERERAAMLIKRINVVPDQPSERALKLVASSKINSRSLTIFGTGDTLKAITMTANSGFVRAANNQGVKFSVFIHQPRALTESKETLATPLPKDCTTDNEH